In the genome of Bacillus thuringiensis, the window CTTTAATACAGGCAATTTTAGAAAAAGGCGTTACAAATTTAAATTTGATTGGAAATGACACTGGATTTCCTGATGTAGGTATCGGTCGTCTTGTTACAAATGAAAGAGTTAAATCACTAATTACTTCTCACATTGGATCCAACCCAAATGCAGGAAGGCAACTAAACGAGGGAAGATTACAAATTGAGTTTTCTCCGCAGGGAACATTAGCGGAACGCATTCGCGCAGGTGGTGTTGGTCTTGGTGGTATTTTAGTTGATGTTGGTGTTGATACGATTGTGGAAGAGGGAAAACGAACAGTTGAAATGAACGGTAAGACATATTTAGTTGAAACAGCATTAACTGCTGAAGTTTCAATTGTATATGCGAAAAAGGCAGATCCGTTTGGTAACCTTGTATTTGACAAAAGTGCACGAAATATGAATCCTCACGTAGCAATGGCTGGGGATATAACAATTGTAGAAGCAGAAGAAATAGTCCCGCTAGGAAGTTTAGATCCAGAGGAAATTGTCGTTCCAGGTGTTTTCGTAAATTATATTGTACCGTCGGAAGGAGTGAACTGGAAATGGGTATGGGCGTAGAAGTGAGGGATAAGATTGCTAGGCGTGCGGCGAAAGAAATACAAAATGGTATGATTGTAAATTTAGGTATTGGCATACCATCGCTTGTACCAAATCATTTGCCTGACGATATAAATGTTATGTTTCATGCGGAAAATGGAATCGTCGGCATGGGACCAACGCCAAGTAAAGGGAATGAAGACGAAAACTTGTGTAATGCAGCAGGTTTACCAACTTCTCTTATAACAGGAGCGAGTTATTTCGATAGTTGCACAGCGTTTGGGATGATTCGAAAAGGTTTGCTAGATATAACGATTCTTGGTTCATTACAAGTAAGTGAAAATGGTGATTTAGCAAACTGGATTGTACCTGGAAAACGTGTTCCAGGTATTGGTGGAGCAATGGATTTAGCACAAAAAGCGAAGCGGGTCGTTGTTGTGATGAATCATGTTGATAAGTACGGAAATGCAAAAATTGTTTCAGAGTGTACATTGCCATTAACTTCAAAGAAATGTGTAGATTTAATTATTACTGATATGGCGGTCATGGAGGTAACTCCGAGTGGACTTATATTACAAGAATTAATGAGCCCATACACAGTAGAAGATATAAAACGACATACAGAAGCGGATTTTCAAATTAGTTCTAACTTACTAGTAATTGAATGAAGGGAGATGTAATATATGGAGCAATTAAAAAAGCAAGTTTGTGATTATATTGAGAGACATGAAGAAGAAAGTGTGAAATTTTTAAAACGATTAATTCAAGAAAAGAGCGTATCTGGTGATGAAAGCGGTGCGCAGGCGATTGTGATTGAAAAATTACGTGAATTAGGTTTGGACCTCGATATATGGGAGCCTTCTTTTTCTAAAATGAAAGATCATCCTTATTTTGTATCACCCCGTACAAGTTTTTCAGATAGCCCAAATATTGTAGCAACTTTAAAAGGAAGTGGAGACGGGAAATCTATGATATTAAATGGGCATATTGATGTAGTTCCAGAAGGGGATGTCAATCAGTGGAAACATCATCCTTATAGCGGTGAGAAAATAGGAAATCGTATATATGGCCGTGGAACGACGGATATGAAAGGCGGAAATGTCGCACTCATGCTTGCGATGGAAGCGATTATTGAATCTAGCATTGCATTAAAAGGAGACATCTATTTTCAAAGTGT includes:
- the atoD gene encoding acetate CoA-transferase subunit alpha, with the translated sequence MTTITNTFGKLKEIEEVISLFHDDMTLMFGGFGGIGSPPSLIQAILEKGVTNLNLIGNDTGFPDVGIGRLVTNERVKSLITSHIGSNPNAGRQLNEGRLQIEFSPQGTLAERIRAGGVGLGGILVDVGVDTIVEEGKRTVEMNGKTYLVETALTAEVSIVYAKKADPFGNLVFDKSARNMNPHVAMAGDITIVEAEEIVPLGSLDPEEIVVPGVFVNYIVPSEGVNWKWVWA
- a CDS encoding CoA transferase subunit B gives rise to the protein MGMGVEVRDKIARRAAKEIQNGMIVNLGIGIPSLVPNHLPDDINVMFHAENGIVGMGPTPSKGNEDENLCNAAGLPTSLITGASYFDSCTAFGMIRKGLLDITILGSLQVSENGDLANWIVPGKRVPGIGGAMDLAQKAKRVVVVMNHVDKYGNAKIVSECTLPLTSKKCVDLIITDMAVMEVTPSGLILQELMSPYTVEDIKRHTEADFQISSNLLVIE